The following are from one region of the Stenotrophomonas lactitubi genome:
- a CDS encoding glutamine--tRNA ligase/YqeY domain fusion protein: MSEHTPASPETPADSHEKRDFIRQIVREDLASGKHQAIKTRFPPEPNGYLHIGHAKSICLNFGIAGEFSGVCNLRFDDTNPAKEDPEYVAAIQDDVRWLGFEWNELRHASDYFQTYYLAAEKLIADGKAYVCDLSAEEVRAYRGTLTEPGRPSPYRERSVEENLDLFRRMRAGEFPDGARTVRAKIDMASGNINLRDPALYRIKHVEHQNTGNAWPIYPMYDFAHALGDSIEGITHSLCTLEFEDHRPLYDWCVDNVDFAHDDALTQPLVDAGLPREAAKPRQIEFSRLNINYTVMSKRKLMALVTEQLVDGWEDPRMPTLQGLRRRGYTPAAMCLFAERVGISKQNSMIDFSVLEGALREDLDSAAPRRMAVVDPVKLVLTNLAEGHEEQLTFSNHPKDESFGTREVPFAREVWIDREDFAEVPPKGWKRLVPGGEVRLRGAGIIRCDDVIKDADGTITELRGWLDPESRPGMEGANRKVKGTIHWVSAVHGVPAEIRLYDRLFSVPNPDDESEGKTYRDYLNPESRRTVTGYVEPAAATAAPEQSFQFERTGYFVADRRDHTEAKPVFNRSVTLRDTWSA, translated from the coding sequence ATGTCAGAGCACACCCCCGCCAGCCCCGAGACCCCCGCCGACAGCCACGAGAAGCGCGATTTCATCCGCCAGATCGTGCGCGAGGACCTGGCCAGCGGTAAGCACCAGGCGATCAAGACCCGCTTCCCGCCGGAGCCGAACGGCTACCTGCACATCGGCCATGCCAAGTCGATCTGCCTGAACTTCGGCATCGCCGGTGAGTTCAGTGGCGTCTGCAACCTGCGTTTCGACGACACCAACCCGGCCAAGGAAGACCCGGAGTACGTGGCTGCGATCCAGGACGACGTGCGTTGGCTGGGCTTTGAGTGGAACGAGCTGCGCCACGCCTCGGACTACTTCCAGACCTATTACCTGGCCGCCGAGAAGCTGATCGCCGACGGCAAGGCCTATGTCTGCGACCTGTCGGCCGAGGAAGTGCGCGCCTACCGCGGCACCCTGACCGAACCGGGTCGCCCCTCGCCTTACCGCGAGCGCAGCGTCGAGGAAAACCTCGACCTGTTCCGCCGCATGCGCGCCGGGGAATTCCCCGATGGCGCGCGCACCGTGCGCGCCAAGATCGACATGGCCAGCGGCAACATCAACCTGCGCGATCCGGCGCTGTACCGCATCAAGCACGTCGAGCACCAGAACACCGGCAACGCATGGCCGATCTACCCGATGTACGACTTCGCCCATGCGCTGGGCGATTCGATCGAGGGCATCACACACTCGCTGTGCACCCTGGAGTTCGAAGACCATCGCCCGCTGTACGACTGGTGCGTGGACAACGTCGACTTCGCCCACGATGACGCGCTGACCCAGCCGCTGGTCGACGCCGGCCTGCCGCGCGAAGCGGCCAAACCGCGCCAGATCGAGTTCTCGCGCTTGAACATCAACTACACGGTGATGAGCAAGCGCAAGCTGATGGCGCTGGTCACCGAACAGCTGGTGGACGGCTGGGAAGACCCGCGCATGCCGACCCTGCAGGGCCTGCGTCGCCGTGGCTACACGCCGGCGGCGATGTGCCTGTTCGCCGAGCGCGTGGGCATCAGCAAGCAGAATTCGATGATCGATTTCAGCGTACTGGAAGGCGCGCTGCGCGAAGACCTGGACAGCGCCGCGCCGCGTCGCATGGCCGTGGTCGACCCGGTCAAGCTGGTGCTGACCAACCTGGCCGAAGGCCACGAAGAGCAGCTGACCTTCAGCAACCACCCGAAGGACGAAAGCTTCGGTACCCGCGAAGTGCCGTTCGCACGTGAGGTGTGGATCGACCGCGAGGACTTCGCCGAAGTGCCGCCGAAGGGCTGGAAGCGCCTGGTTCCTGGTGGTGAAGTGCGCCTGCGCGGTGCCGGCATCATCCGCTGCGACGACGTGATCAAGGATGCCGACGGCACCATCACCGAGCTGCGCGGCTGGCTGGATCCGGAATCGCGCCCGGGCATGGAAGGCGCCAACCGCAAGGTCAAGGGCACCATCCACTGGGTCAGCGCCGTGCACGGCGTGCCGGCCGAGATCCGCCTGTACGACCGCCTGTTCTCGGTACCGAACCCGGACGACGAATCGGAAGGCAAGACCTACCGCGACTATCTCAATCCGGAATCGCGCCGCACCGTCACCGGCTATGTCGAGCCGGCTGCCGCCACCGCGGCGCCGGAACAGTCGTTCCAGTTCGAGCGCACCGGCTACTTCGTTGCCGACCGCCGTGACCACACCGAAGCCAAGCCGGTGTTCAACCGCAGCGTGACCCTGCGCGACACCTGGTCGGCCTGA
- a CDS encoding putative signal transducing protein, translating to MHIVYKADNLFDAHLVKHALEDAGIPAFVFGESLLGGMGELPLFGVLRVGIPDAARPQAEDIVAALDLGHAPGDPISDADDIAGLPA from the coding sequence ATGCACATCGTGTACAAGGCCGACAATCTGTTCGACGCCCACCTGGTCAAGCACGCGCTGGAAGACGCCGGCATCCCGGCCTTTGTGTTCGGCGAGTCGCTGCTGGGTGGCATGGGCGAGCTGCCGTTGTTCGGCGTGCTGCGGGTCGGTATCCCCGACGCCGCGCGCCCGCAGGCCGAGGACATCGTCGCCGCGCTGGACTTGGGCCACGCCCCCGGCGACCCCATTTCAGATGCCGACGACATTGCCGGCCTTCCGGCGTAG
- the msrA gene encoding peptide-methionine (S)-S-oxide reductase MsrA produces MLGIGAFKQRLPRPEEALPGREQPLPLHSNQHFVNSHPLKDRFAGLQQIRFALGCFWGAERKFWSEPGVYSTSVGYAGGITPNPTYEEVCSGLTGHTEVVQVVFDPAVVSLERLLQLFWESHDPTQGMRQGNDTGTQYRSAIHATDEAQYAAALASREAYQAQLAAAGYGPITTEIVYPAPEYYYAEDYHQQYLAKNPNGYCGIGGTGVSCPIGLDVEVPR; encoded by the coding sequence ATCCTCGGCATCGGGGCCTTCAAGCAGCGCCTGCCGCGCCCGGAAGAAGCGCTGCCGGGCCGCGAGCAACCGCTGCCGCTGCACAGCAACCAGCACTTCGTGAACAGCCATCCGTTGAAGGACCGTTTCGCCGGCCTGCAGCAGATCCGCTTCGCCCTGGGCTGCTTCTGGGGCGCCGAGCGCAAGTTCTGGAGCGAACCGGGCGTGTACAGCACCTCGGTGGGCTATGCCGGCGGCATCACCCCGAACCCCACCTATGAAGAGGTCTGTTCAGGCCTGACCGGCCACACCGAGGTGGTGCAGGTGGTGTTCGACCCGGCGGTGGTGAGCCTGGAGCGGCTGCTGCAGCTGTTCTGGGAGAGCCACGACCCGACCCAGGGCATGCGCCAGGGCAACGACACAGGCACCCAGTACCGTTCGGCGATCCACGCTACCGACGAGGCGCAGTACGCGGCGGCGCTGGCCAGCCGCGAGGCCTACCAGGCGCAGTTGGCTGCAGCGGGCTATGGCCCGATCACCACCGAGATCGTGTACCCGGCGCCTGAGTACTACTACGCCGAGGACTATCACCAGCAGTACCTGGCGAAGAATCCGAACGGTTACTGCGGCATCGGCGGTACCGGCGTGAGCTGCCCGATCGGGTTGGATGTGGAGGTGCCGCGCTGA
- a CDS encoding transaldolase, which translates to MSTPSKLSQLRELSVVVADTGDYEAIKRLQPVDCTTNPTLVKKALDLPVYAELIERELAWGRQQGGDRETVVHAVADRLTIGVGALLSTLVPGRVSTEVDADQAHDTAATVAKARQFIQMYADAGVPREKILIKIAATWEGVEAARVLQAEGIDCNLTLIFNPTQALACSEAGAFLISPFVGRILDWYVANGQTPANIDEDPGVVFVRGVYAEFKRRGSPTVVMGASFRSTAQIEALAGCDRLTISPDLLEKLDADHGVLPRKLVAGAAEAVQVTPIDAATFAADLAADPMATEKLATGIDAFAKDLEALRQRIREAL; encoded by the coding sequence ATGAGTACCCCGTCCAAACTGTCCCAGCTGCGCGAACTGTCCGTGGTCGTTGCCGATACCGGTGACTACGAGGCGATCAAGCGCTTGCAGCCGGTGGACTGCACCACCAATCCGACCCTGGTGAAGAAGGCGCTGGACCTGCCGGTCTATGCGGAACTGATCGAACGCGAACTGGCCTGGGGCCGCCAGCAGGGCGGTGACCGCGAGACCGTGGTGCACGCCGTGGCCGACCGCCTGACCATCGGCGTCGGCGCGCTGCTGAGCACGCTGGTACCGGGCCGTGTGTCCACCGAAGTGGATGCCGACCAGGCCCATGACACTGCCGCGACCGTGGCCAAGGCCCGCCAGTTCATCCAGATGTACGCCGATGCCGGCGTGCCGCGCGAGAAGATCCTGATCAAGATCGCTGCGACCTGGGAAGGCGTGGAAGCCGCGCGCGTGCTGCAGGCCGAAGGCATCGACTGCAACCTGACCCTGATCTTCAACCCGACCCAGGCACTGGCCTGCAGCGAAGCGGGTGCGTTCCTGATCTCGCCGTTCGTCGGCCGCATTCTCGACTGGTACGTGGCCAACGGCCAGACCCCGGCGAACATCGACGAAGACCCGGGCGTGGTGTTCGTGCGTGGCGTGTATGCCGAATTCAAGCGCCGCGGTTCGCCGACCGTGGTGATGGGCGCCTCGTTCCGTTCGACCGCGCAGATCGAAGCGCTGGCCGGCTGCGACCGCCTGACCATTTCGCCGGACCTGCTGGAGAAGCTGGATGCCGACCACGGCGTGCTGCCGCGCAAGCTGGTGGCCGGTGCCGCTGAAGCGGTGCAGGTGACGCCGATCGACGCGGCGACGTTCGCTGCGGACCTGGCGGCCGATCCGATGGCGACCGAGAAGCTGGCGACGGGTATCGATGCGTTTGCCAAGGATCTGGAAGCGCTGCGTCAGCGGATCCGCGAGGCGCTGTGA
- the rnk gene encoding nucleoside diphosphate kinase regulator, with protein MNTASGLPPSITVSTLDMDRLDAMLESPANSQTPAARALADELNRATVLPPDQIPEGIVMMHSRVECEDEVSGEKHVLTLVFPREANVDEGKVSVLAPVGSALLGLAVGQSIDWTAPGGRKLRLRVSAVHNDRP; from the coding sequence ATGAACACCGCCAGCGGCCTGCCGCCGTCGATCACCGTTTCCACCCTCGACATGGACCGCCTGGACGCCATGCTCGAATCTCCGGCAAACAGCCAGACGCCGGCCGCGCGTGCGCTTGCCGACGAACTCAACCGGGCGACCGTGTTGCCGCCAGACCAGATTCCCGAAGGCATCGTCATGATGCATTCGCGCGTGGAGTGCGAAGATGAAGTGTCGGGCGAAAAGCATGTCCTGACCCTGGTCTTCCCCCGCGAAGCCAATGTCGATGAAGGCAAGGTGTCCGTGCTGGCGCCCGTGGGCAGCGCCCTGCTTGGCCTGGCCGTGGGCCAGAGCATCGACTGGACCGCCCCCGGCGGCCGCAAGCTGCGGCTGCGCGTGAGCGCGGTCCACAACGACCGTCCCTGA
- a CDS encoding LysR substrate-binding domain-containing protein — translation MNLRDLKYLVALADHKHFGRAAASCFVSQPTLSTQIRKLEEELGLPLVERAPRKVMLTPAGHEAAARARVIVAEVEQLKEAARRSRDPEAGTVRLGIFPTLGPYLLPHVIPRIRTRFPELELLLVEEKSDVLLERLREGKLDAALLALPVIDDQLHAEFLFEEPFLLAVSGRHPLATREHLDVQELATQKLLLLEDGHCLRDQALEVCRLFGANEKSEFRATSLETLRQMVAADVGITLLPSLSVQPPVPRSNNIRLIDFVGEGRPSRRIAMIWRRSSAMNEFLMELAEQFKRLPDALFTLEALAPANGDAATPPTPVLNG, via the coding sequence ATGAACCTGCGTGACCTGAAATACCTGGTGGCCCTGGCCGATCACAAGCACTTCGGCCGGGCCGCCGCCTCCTGCTTCGTCAGCCAGCCCACGCTGTCGACGCAGATCCGCAAGCTGGAAGAGGAACTGGGCCTGCCACTGGTGGAACGTGCGCCGCGCAAGGTGATGCTGACGCCTGCCGGCCACGAAGCGGCCGCGCGGGCACGGGTGATCGTGGCCGAAGTGGAACAGCTGAAGGAAGCGGCGCGACGCAGCCGCGATCCGGAAGCGGGTACCGTGCGCCTGGGGATCTTCCCCACCCTGGGCCCGTACCTGTTGCCGCACGTGATTCCGCGCATCCGCACGCGCTTCCCCGAGCTGGAACTGCTGCTGGTGGAAGAAAAGAGCGATGTGCTGCTGGAGCGCCTGCGCGAAGGCAAGCTCGACGCCGCACTGTTGGCACTGCCGGTGATCGACGACCAGCTGCATGCCGAATTCCTGTTCGAGGAGCCGTTCCTGCTGGCCGTGTCCGGCCGCCATCCGCTGGCCACGCGCGAGCATCTGGACGTGCAGGAACTGGCCACGCAGAAACTGCTGTTGCTGGAAGACGGCCACTGCCTGCGTGACCAGGCGCTGGAAGTCTGTCGCCTGTTCGGCGCCAATGAAAAATCCGAATTCCGCGCCACCAGCCTGGAAACGCTGCGACAGATGGTCGCCGCCGACGTTGGCATCACCCTGCTGCCCAGCCTGTCGGTCCAGCCGCCGGTGCCGCGCTCGAACAACATCCGCCTGATCGACTTCGTCGGCGAGGGCCGTCCCAGCCGTCGCATCGCCATGATCTGGCGCCGCAGCTCGGCGATGAACGAGTTCCTGATGGAGCTGGCCGAACAGTTCAAGCGCCTGCCCGATGCGCTGTTTACGCTGGAGGCGTTGGCCCCGGCAAACGGCGATGCTGCCACCCCGCCCACGCCGGTGCTGAACGGCTGA
- the ahpF gene encoding alkyl hydroperoxide reductase subunit F: MLDANLQSQLKTYLERVTRPIQITAHADDGAKSQEMLDLLQTLESLSDKISLQVLRDGQGRVPSFDLGTPGQDIHLTFAGLPMGHEFTSLVLALLQVGGHPSKATAELIEQVQNLEGDYRFETYFSLSCQNCPDVVQALNLAAVLNPRIQHVAIDGALFQEEVEQREIMSVPTVYLNGAVFDQGRMTLEQIVAKLDTNASKRDAEKIGAKEAFDVLVVGGGPAGAAAAIYAARKGIRTGIAAERFGGQVLDTMAIENFISVKETEGPKLAAALEQHVREYEVDIMDLQRASALVPAGEDGLVQVQLENGAVLKSRSVILSTGARWRQMNVPGEDQYRNKGVAYCPHCDGPLFKGKRVAVIGGGNSGVEAAIDLAGIVSHVTLLEFDSSLRADEVLQKKLRSLANVTVLTSAQTTEVLGDGSRVTGLVYKDRVGGDSHRVELEGIFVQIGLLPNTEWLKDTVALSPRGEIVIDDRGQTNLPGVFAAGDCTTVPYKQIIIAMGAGSTAALSAFDHLIRSSVPKSSGAVAEAA; the protein is encoded by the coding sequence ATGTTGGACGCCAACCTGCAGTCGCAGCTGAAGACCTATCTGGAGCGCGTGACCCGCCCGATCCAGATCACCGCGCATGCCGACGACGGTGCCAAGTCGCAGGAGATGCTGGACCTGCTGCAGACCCTGGAAAGCCTGTCGGACAAGATCTCGCTGCAGGTGCTGCGTGATGGCCAAGGCCGCGTGCCGTCCTTCGACCTGGGCACGCCGGGCCAGGACATCCACCTGACCTTCGCCGGCCTGCCGATGGGCCACGAGTTCACCTCGCTGGTGCTGGCACTGCTGCAGGTCGGCGGGCATCCGTCCAAGGCCACCGCCGAGCTGATCGAACAGGTGCAGAACCTGGAAGGCGATTACAGGTTTGAAACCTATTTCTCGCTGTCCTGCCAGAACTGCCCGGATGTGGTGCAGGCGCTGAACCTGGCTGCCGTGCTCAACCCGCGCATCCAGCACGTAGCCATCGACGGTGCGCTGTTCCAGGAAGAAGTCGAGCAGCGCGAGATCATGTCGGTGCCCACCGTCTACCTCAATGGTGCGGTGTTCGACCAGGGTCGCATGACCCTCGAGCAGATCGTGGCCAAGCTGGACACCAACGCCAGCAAGCGTGATGCCGAGAAGATCGGCGCCAAGGAGGCCTTCGACGTGCTGGTGGTCGGTGGTGGCCCAGCCGGTGCCGCAGCGGCGATCTACGCTGCGCGCAAGGGCATCCGTACCGGCATCGCTGCCGAGCGTTTCGGTGGCCAGGTGCTGGACACCATGGCGATCGAGAACTTCATTTCGGTGAAGGAGACCGAAGGCCCGAAGCTGGCCGCGGCGCTGGAGCAGCACGTGCGCGAATACGAGGTCGACATCATGGACCTGCAACGCGCCAGTGCGCTGGTGCCGGCCGGTGAAGACGGCCTGGTGCAGGTGCAGCTGGAAAACGGCGCGGTGCTGAAGTCGCGCTCGGTGATCCTGTCCACTGGCGCCCGCTGGCGGCAGATGAACGTGCCAGGCGAAGACCAGTACCGCAACAAGGGCGTGGCCTACTGCCCGCACTGCGATGGCCCCCTGTTCAAGGGCAAGCGCGTAGCGGTGATCGGCGGTGGCAATTCGGGCGTTGAAGCCGCCATCGATCTGGCCGGCATCGTGTCGCATGTGACCCTGCTGGAATTCGATTCCAGCCTGCGTGCCGACGAAGTGCTGCAGAAGAAGCTGCGCAGCCTGGCCAATGTCACCGTGCTGACCAGCGCGCAGACCACCGAAGTGCTGGGCGACGGCAGCCGTGTCACCGGCCTGGTCTACAAGGACCGTGTCGGCGGCGATTCGCATCGCGTTGAACTGGAAGGCATCTTCGTGCAGATCGGCCTGCTGCCGAACACCGAATGGCTGAAGGACACCGTGGCTCTTTCGCCGCGTGGCGAGATCGTCATCGATGACCGCGGGCAGACCAATCTGCCGGGCGTGTTCGCCGCGGGTGATTGCACGACGGTACCCTACAAGCAGATCATCATCGCGATGGGCGCCGGTTCGACCGCCGCACTTAGCGCTTTCGATCACCTGATCCGCTCCTCGGTTCCCAAGAGTAGCGGTGCGGTGGCCGAAGCGGCCTGA
- the ahpC gene encoding alkyl hydroperoxide reductase subunit C — protein sequence MSLINTQIQPFEANAYLNGEFIKVSDSTLKGQWSVLIFMPAAFTFNCPTEIEDAADHYAEFKKAGAEVYIVTTDTHFSHKVWHETSPAVGKAQFPLVGDPTHQLTRAFGVHIEEEGLALRGTFIINPEGVIKTLEIHSNEIARDVSETLRKLKAAQFTAANPNQVCPAKWKEGEKTLTPSLDLVGKI from the coding sequence ATGTCCCTGATCAACACCCAGATCCAGCCGTTCGAAGCCAACGCTTACCTGAATGGCGAGTTCATCAAGGTCTCCGACAGCACCCTGAAGGGCCAGTGGTCGGTCCTGATCTTCATGCCGGCAGCCTTCACCTTCAACTGCCCGACCGAGATCGAAGACGCCGCTGACCATTACGCCGAGTTCAAGAAGGCCGGCGCCGAGGTCTACATCGTCACCACCGACACCCACTTCTCGCACAAGGTCTGGCACGAAACCTCGCCGGCCGTCGGCAAGGCCCAGTTCCCGCTGGTCGGCGACCCGACCCACCAGCTGACCCGCGCCTTCGGCGTGCACATCGAAGAAGAAGGCCTGGCCCTGCGCGGCACCTTCATCATCAACCCGGAAGGCGTGATCAAGACCCTGGAGATCCACTCCAACGAGATCGCCCGTGACGTCTCCGAGACCCTGCGCAAGCTGAAGGCTGCCCAGTTCACCGCCGCCAACCCGAACCAGGTCTGCCCGGCCAAGTGGAAGGAAGGCGAAAAGACCCTGACCCCGTCGCTGGACCTGGTCGGCAAGATCTAA
- the prmC gene encoding peptide chain release factor N(5)-glutamine methyltransferase gives MSLQPEPTLRQVVTDASTRLGGVDARHEAELLLLHVLERPRSWLFAHATDPLPAAEQAAFEALLGRRLAGEPVAYLTGRRGFWTLDLEVDPATLIPRPETELLVELALDRLPPDRALQLADLGTGSGAIALALASERPQAQVLATDASAAALAVAARNAARHELGNVRFAEGGDDWYGPLRGERFDLIASNPPYIASDDPHLEQGDLRFEPATALASGVDGLDDIRRIVAGGGDHLQLGGWLLIEHGWDQGDAIRALFEQAVYSDVQTVQDLEQRDRVTLGRRPA, from the coding sequence ATGTCTCTACAACCCGAACCCACCCTGCGCCAAGTCGTGACCGACGCGAGTACCCGGCTGGGCGGCGTCGACGCCCGCCATGAGGCCGAACTGCTGCTGCTGCATGTGCTGGAGCGGCCGCGCAGCTGGTTGTTCGCGCATGCCACCGATCCGTTGCCGGCCGCCGAACAGGCCGCCTTCGAGGCCCTGCTGGGCCGTCGCCTTGCGGGTGAACCGGTGGCTTACCTGACCGGCCGCCGTGGCTTCTGGACGCTGGACCTGGAGGTCGACCCGGCCACCCTGATTCCGCGGCCGGAGACCGAACTGCTGGTGGAACTGGCATTGGACCGCCTGCCACCGGACCGCGCGCTGCAGCTGGCCGACCTCGGCACCGGCAGCGGCGCCATCGCCCTGGCCCTGGCCAGCGAACGGCCGCAGGCGCAGGTGCTGGCCACCGACGCCAGTGCCGCGGCCTTGGCGGTGGCGGCCCGCAACGCCGCGCGCCACGAGCTGGGCAACGTGCGTTTTGCCGAAGGGGGCGACGACTGGTACGGACCGCTGCGCGGCGAGCGCTTCGATCTGATCGCCAGCAATCCGCCCTATATCGCCAGCGACGACCCGCACCTGGAACAGGGCGACCTGCGCTTCGAGCCGGCCACGGCACTGGCCTCGGGCGTTGATGGGCTGGACGACATCCGCCGCATCGTCGCCGGCGGCGGCGACCATCTGCAGCTCGGCGGCTGGCTGCTGATCGAGCACGGCTGGGACCAGGGCGATGCCATCCGCGCGCTGTTCGAGCAGGCCGTCTACAGCGACGTGCAGACCGTGCAGGACCTGGAGCAGCGCGACCGGGTCACCCTGGGCCGGCGACCGGCCTAG
- the pip gene encoding prolyl aminopeptidase encodes MRTLYPAITPYDVGTLKVDDRHTLYFEQCGNPDGKPVVMLHGGPGGGCSDKMRQFHDPAKYRIILFDQRGAGRSTPHADLVDNTTWDLVADIEKLRQHLKVDRWQVFGGSWGSTLALAYAETHPQRVTELVLRGIFMLRRWELEWFYQEGANRLFPDAWEHYLKPIPAVERHDLISAFHRRLTSEDEATRLDAAKAWAVWEGATSFLHVDDDFINSHEDPHFALAFARIENHYFVNGGFFEVEDQLLRDAHRIADIPGVIVHGRYDVVCPLANAWDLTKVWPKAKLEITPASGHSAFEAENVDALVRATDSFA; translated from the coding sequence ATGCGTACGCTGTACCCCGCCATCACCCCTTACGACGTCGGCACCCTGAAGGTCGACGACCGCCACACGCTGTACTTCGAACAGTGCGGCAACCCGGACGGCAAGCCGGTGGTGATGCTGCATGGTGGGCCGGGCGGCGGCTGCAGCGACAAGATGCGCCAGTTCCACGACCCGGCCAAGTACCGCATCATCCTGTTCGACCAGCGCGGCGCCGGTCGTTCCACCCCGCACGCCGATCTGGTGGACAACACCACCTGGGACCTCGTTGCCGACATCGAGAAGCTGCGCCAGCACCTGAAGGTCGATCGCTGGCAGGTGTTCGGTGGCAGCTGGGGCTCGACCCTGGCGCTGGCCTATGCCGAAACCCATCCGCAGCGAGTGACCGAACTGGTGCTGCGCGGCATCTTCATGCTGCGCCGCTGGGAACTGGAATGGTTCTACCAGGAAGGCGCCAACCGCCTGTTCCCGGATGCGTGGGAGCACTACCTCAAGCCGATTCCGGCGGTGGAGCGCCACGATCTGATCTCCGCCTTCCATCGCCGCCTGACCAGCGAAGACGAAGCAACGCGGCTGGATGCGGCCAAGGCCTGGGCGGTGTGGGAAGGTGCGACCAGCTTCCTGCATGTGGACGATGACTTCATCAACAGCCATGAAGACCCGCATTTCGCGCTGGCGTTCGCCCGCATCGAGAACCACTACTTCGTCAACGGCGGTTTCTTCGAAGTGGAAGACCAGCTGCTGCGCGACGCGCACCGCATCGCCGATATCCCGGGCGTGATCGTGCACGGGCGTTACGACGTGGTCTGTCCGCTGGCCAACGCCTGGGACCTGACCAAGGTGTGGCCGAAGGCCAAGCTGGAGATCACCCCGGCCTCGGGGCACTCTGCGTTCGAAGCCGAGAACGTCGACGCGCTGGTGCGCGCCACCGATAGCTTCGCCTGA
- a CDS encoding LysR family transcriptional regulator, protein MDLNAVRMLVQVAEARSFTVAAGQLGLSQSGLSRAIGRLEASLGVKLLQRNTRNVALTPDGQQFVEQVGPLLCGMEDAERLLADRPCTPSGVLKISAPSMFGRKVLVPLLGPLLERHPQLQVEAVLSDRLVDLVEEGFDAALRTGTIADQRMVARPLKPLRWVTVASPAYLAAQGEPADVAALQDHACLAVRNLRSGRLVDWQFLQDGQLREVTPPTRMVFDCGDPLVESAIAGIGIVQVMDFAVADALADGRLQRVLQPFEGRSRALSLIYPPSRQHSPKLQVLAEALLAGDW, encoded by the coding sequence ATGGACCTCAATGCGGTGCGCATGCTGGTGCAGGTGGCCGAAGCGCGCAGCTTCACCGTGGCCGCCGGCCAACTCGGCCTGAGCCAGTCCGGGCTGTCGCGCGCAATCGGCCGGCTGGAAGCCTCGCTGGGGGTGAAGCTGCTGCAGCGGAACACGCGCAATGTCGCGCTGACCCCGGATGGCCAGCAGTTCGTCGAGCAGGTGGGACCCTTGCTGTGCGGGATGGAAGACGCCGAGCGACTGCTGGCCGACCGCCCCTGCACACCCTCGGGCGTACTGAAGATCAGCGCGCCTTCGATGTTCGGGCGCAAGGTGCTGGTGCCATTGCTGGGGCCGTTGCTGGAACGGCATCCGCAGCTGCAGGTGGAGGCCGTGCTCAGTGACCGTCTGGTGGATCTGGTGGAGGAAGGCTTCGATGCCGCCCTGCGCACCGGCACCATCGCCGACCAGCGGATGGTCGCGCGTCCATTGAAGCCACTGCGCTGGGTGACCGTGGCCAGCCCGGCCTACCTGGCCGCGCAGGGCGAGCCGGCCGACGTGGCGGCATTGCAGGACCATGCCTGCCTGGCGGTGCGCAACCTGCGCAGTGGCCGGTTGGTGGACTGGCAGTTCCTGCAGGACGGGCAGCTGCGCGAGGTCACGCCGCCGACGCGGATGGTGTTCGACTGCGGCGATCCGTTGGTGGAGTCAGCGATCGCTGGCATCGGCATCGTGCAGGTGATGGATTTCGCGGTGGCCGACGCGCTGGCCGATGGCCGCCTGCAGCGCGTGCTGCAGCCGTTCGAAGGCCGCAGCCGCGCGTTGTCGTTGATCTACCCGCCGTCGCGGCAGCACTCGCCGAAGCTGCAGGTGCTGGCCGAGGCGTTGCTCGCTGGCGACTGGTAG